Proteins encoded by one window of Nocardia goodfellowii:
- the car gene encoding carboxylic acid reductase, with amino-acid sequence MVESVAERRARRVAELYAEFPEIRAARPDKAVSAALRGMRLPEIIETVVAAYADRPALGQRAFEWVTGEAGRTRRLLPEFETISYAELGDQVAAVTAAWHESGVRAGDFVAIIGFTSIDYTILDLACVRLGAVAVPLQANASVAQLGSILRETEPRVVAASADLVHHAVDCVLEASVPELFQVFDFHAEDETRCGAIESAHARLGDRVTVEALGAVIERGRDLPAAPVCQADDDTLTLLIYTSGSTGTPKGAMYTEPLVRKIWLAQPPVAAINLNFMPMSHVAGRMTLNGLLARGGTAYFSAQSDMSTLFEDIALVRPTELFLVPRVCDMVFQRFLSEVDRRWVAGADRSAVEEQVKTELRERFLGGRVMTAICGSAPLAAEMKTFIESVIDLELHDGYGSTEAGGGLVIDNRVRRPPVLDYKLVDVPELGYFGTDLPHPRGELLLKTTAMIPGYFKRPDITAEVFDEDGFYRTGDIVAELGPDEVVCVDRRNNVLKLSQGEFVTVAKLEAVFSTSPLVRQIFVYGSSERAYLLAVIVPSADALRTRDPKAVLAESLQRSAKDAKLNSYEIPRDFLIETEPFSTGNGLLSGIGKLLRPMLKERYGERLERLYTDLAAAQTNELIALRRSAADQPVLETLGRAVRALLGCADTDLRPDAHFTDLGGDSLSALSLSNLLYDLFEVEVPVGVLTGPAASLREIAGYIAAERHSVTRRPTFAAVHGDDNEVRATDLALDRFFDPAAAATTVRPDSAVRTVLLTGGNGYLGRFLCLEWLRRMEAAGGTVICLVRGADAAAARHRLAAAFDSGDPGLLSEFERLSAAHLEVVPGDVGEPGLGLARATWSRLADSVDLIVHCAALVNHVLPYRQLFGPNVVGTAEIIRLAVSARVKPVDFLSTVAVAAQIDPADFDEDADIRLISPVRRLDSAYAGGYGTSKWAGEVLLREAHDRFGLPVSVFRSDMILAHSRYAGQLNLPDMFTRLVFSVLATGLAPHSFYTTATGGARRRAHYDGLPADFTAAVITALGGRSTGFQTYDVLNPHDDDISLDTFVDWLIDAGHRIQRIDDYRDWFTRFENALRALPEKQRGQSLLPLLHAFERPGRPLPGAALPTKRFHAAVHAAGTEIPHLEPALISKYAADLHLWGLL; translated from the coding sequence ATGGTCGAGTCGGTGGCGGAGCGGCGGGCGCGGCGGGTCGCGGAACTGTATGCCGAGTTTCCGGAAATTCGGGCGGCGCGGCCGGACAAAGCGGTCAGTGCGGCGTTGCGGGGGATGCGGTTGCCGGAGATCATCGAGACGGTGGTGGCGGCCTATGCTGACCGCCCGGCGCTGGGGCAGCGGGCGTTCGAGTGGGTGACCGGCGAGGCCGGGCGGACACGGCGGTTGTTGCCGGAGTTCGAGACGATCAGTTATGCGGAGCTGGGGGACCAGGTTGCTGCGGTGACCGCGGCCTGGCACGAATCCGGGGTCCGGGCAGGCGATTTCGTCGCCATCATCGGATTCACCAGCATCGATTACACGATTCTGGATCTGGCGTGTGTGCGGTTGGGTGCCGTGGCTGTGCCGTTGCAGGCCAATGCGTCCGTCGCGCAATTGGGCTCGATCCTGCGCGAGACCGAGCCGCGTGTCGTCGCGGCGAGTGCAGATCTGGTCCACCACGCGGTGGACTGTGTGCTGGAAGCTTCGGTGCCCGAGCTGTTTCAGGTCTTCGATTTCCATGCGGAGGACGAGACGCGCTGCGGTGCAATTGAATCCGCACATGCGCGGCTGGGCGATCGAGTGACGGTGGAAGCTCTCGGCGCGGTCATCGAACGGGGTCGCGACCTACCCGCGGCACCGGTCTGTCAGGCCGACGACGACACCCTCACCCTGCTGATCTACACCTCCGGCAGCACCGGAACGCCCAAGGGCGCCATGTACACCGAGCCGCTGGTGCGCAAGATCTGGCTGGCGCAGCCGCCGGTCGCGGCGATCAATCTCAATTTCATGCCGATGAGTCACGTCGCGGGCCGGATGACGTTGAACGGCCTACTCGCTCGCGGCGGCACCGCCTACTTCTCCGCGCAGAGCGATATGTCCACCTTGTTCGAGGACATCGCACTGGTCCGTCCTACGGAACTGTTCCTCGTTCCGCGCGTGTGCGACATGGTGTTTCAGCGGTTCCTGAGTGAGGTCGACCGGCGCTGGGTTGCGGGCGCCGATCGCTCCGCCGTCGAGGAGCAAGTGAAAACCGAACTGCGCGAACGATTCCTGGGTGGGCGCGTGATGACCGCGATCTGCGGTAGCGCCCCGCTGGCGGCGGAGATGAAGACGTTCATCGAATCGGTGATCGATCTGGAACTGCACGACGGCTACGGATCCACCGAGGCGGGCGGCGGTCTGGTGATCGACAATCGGGTGCGCCGTCCACCGGTGCTCGATTACAAGTTGGTGGACGTACCCGAACTCGGCTATTTCGGTACTGACCTGCCGCATCCGCGCGGCGAGCTGCTGTTGAAGACGACCGCGATGATTCCGGGCTACTTCAAACGGCCCGACATCACCGCCGAGGTGTTCGACGAGGACGGCTTCTATCGGACCGGCGATATCGTGGCCGAGCTCGGACCCGACGAGGTGGTGTGTGTGGACCGCCGCAACAACGTCTTGAAGCTGTCGCAGGGCGAATTCGTGACGGTCGCGAAGCTGGAGGCGGTGTTCTCGACGAGCCCGCTGGTCCGGCAGATCTTTGTCTACGGCAGTAGCGAACGCGCCTACCTGCTCGCGGTCATCGTGCCTTCGGCGGACGCGTTGCGCACCCGTGATCCGAAAGCCGTGCTGGCGGAATCACTGCAGCGGTCGGCCAAGGACGCGAAGCTCAACTCCTACGAGATTCCGCGCGACTTCCTGATCGAGACCGAGCCGTTCAGCACCGGCAACGGACTGCTGTCGGGGATCGGGAAACTGTTGCGGCCCATGCTGAAAGAGCGCTACGGCGAGCGGCTGGAGCGGCTCTACACCGATCTTGCGGCAGCGCAGACGAATGAGCTGATCGCCCTGCGCCGCTCGGCCGCCGACCAGCCCGTGCTGGAAACGCTCGGTCGCGCCGTGCGGGCGCTGCTCGGTTGCGCCGACACCGATCTGCGCCCCGACGCGCACTTCACCGATCTGGGCGGTGATTCCCTCTCGGCGTTGTCCCTGTCGAATCTGCTGTACGACCTGTTCGAGGTAGAGGTGCCGGTGGGGGTGCTGACCGGTCCGGCTGCCAGTCTGCGAGAGATCGCCGGTTACATCGCGGCCGAACGGCATTCGGTGACCAGGCGGCCGACCTTCGCCGCCGTACACGGCGACGATAACGAGGTGCGTGCCACCGATCTCGCCCTCGATCGGTTTTTCGACCCCGCGGCTGCCGCTACGACCGTGCGGCCCGACTCCGCAGTCCGCACCGTTCTGCTCACCGGCGGCAACGGCTACCTGGGACGCTTCCTGTGCCTGGAATGGTTGCGGCGGATGGAAGCGGCCGGTGGAACGGTGATCTGCCTGGTACGCGGTGCCGATGCCGCGGCGGCGCGGCACCGGCTGGCCGCGGCATTCGACTCGGGTGATCCCGGGTTGCTCAGCGAATTCGAGCGACTATCCGCCGCGCACCTCGAGGTGGTTCCGGGTGATGTGGGCGAACCCGGCCTCGGGTTGGCTCGAGCGACCTGGTCGCGCCTGGCCGACTCCGTCGATCTCATCGTGCACTGCGCCGCCCTGGTCAATCACGTGCTTCCCTATCGGCAACTGTTCGGCCCCAATGTGGTCGGCACCGCCGAGATCATTCGCCTGGCCGTCAGCGCGCGCGTCAAACCGGTCGACTTCCTGTCCACGGTCGCGGTGGCCGCGCAGATCGACCCCGCCGACTTCGATGAAGACGCTGATATCCGCCTGATCAGCCCGGTGCGCCGGCTCGACAGCGCGTACGCCGGCGGGTACGGCACCAGTAAATGGGCAGGCGAGGTGTTGCTGCGGGAGGCGCACGACCGCTTCGGCCTCCCCGTGTCGGTTTTCCGCTCCGACATGATCCTGGCGCACAGCCGGTACGCCGGGCAGCTCAACCTGCCCGACATGTTCACCCGGCTGGTGTTCAGCGTTCTCGCGACCGGTCTCGCCCCGCACTCCTTCTACACGACGGCCACCGGTGGCGCCCGCCGTCGCGCCCACTACGACGGCCTGCCCGCCGACTTCACCGCCGCCGTGATCACCGCGCTCGGCGGACGATCGACCGGTTTCCAGACCTACGACGTCCTCAACCCGCACGATGACGATATTTCCCTGGATACCTTCGTCGACTGGCTGATCGACGCGGGTCATCGAATCCAGCGCATCGACGACTACCGCGACTGGTTCACGCGCTTCGAGAACGCCCTGCGCGCTCTGCCCGAGAAACAGCGCGGGCAATCCCTGTTGCCTCTCCTGCACGCCTTCGAACGCCCAGGTAGACCGCTGCCGGGCGCGGCACTGCCGACCAAACGTTTCCACGCCGCCGTGCACGCCGCCGGAACCGAAATTCCGCATCTGGAACCGGCCCTGATCAGTAAGTACGCGGCAGATCTGCACCTGTGGGGATTGCTGTAG
- the der gene encoding ribosome biogenesis GTPase Der codes for MSEDVLAGDGVWSDETDWELLGLDGAGEDEEYVAMPTLAIVGRPNVGKSTLVNRILGRREAVVEDIPGVTRDRISYEATWSGRRFFVQDTGGWEPDAKGLQQAVARQAELAMETADAILLVVDATVGATATDEAAVKKLRRSKIPVILVANKVDDARAEAEAASLWSLGLGEPRMVSAAHGRGTGDLLDDVLSVLPETPREGTGGQGPRRVSLVGKPNVGKSSLLNKLAGAERSVVHDVAGTTVDPVDSLVELGGKVWKFVDTAGLRRKVSHASGMEFYASLRTKSALEASEVAIMLIDASQPMTEQDLRVISMVADSGRALVLAFNKWDLVDEDRRLQLEKEIDRELVRVPWAGRVNISAHTGRSVQKLVPAMETALESWDKRIPTGRLNNWLKEVIAATPPPMRGGRLPRVMFATQASTRPPTFVLFTTGFLEAGYRRFLERRLREEFGFDGSPVRISVRIREKRERNKK; via the coding sequence GTGAGCGAGGACGTACTTGCCGGTGACGGCGTATGGAGCGACGAAACCGATTGGGAGCTCCTCGGACTCGACGGTGCGGGGGAGGACGAAGAGTATGTCGCCATGCCGACCCTCGCCATCGTCGGTCGGCCGAATGTCGGCAAATCCACACTGGTGAACCGCATTCTGGGCCGCCGCGAAGCAGTCGTCGAAGACATCCCCGGCGTCACCCGTGACCGCATCTCCTACGAGGCCACCTGGTCGGGCCGGCGTTTCTTCGTGCAGGACACCGGCGGTTGGGAGCCCGACGCCAAGGGCTTGCAGCAGGCGGTGGCCCGGCAGGCCGAGCTGGCGATGGAAACCGCCGACGCGATCCTGCTGGTCGTCGACGCCACCGTCGGGGCCACAGCCACCGACGAGGCGGCGGTGAAGAAGCTGCGGCGCTCCAAGATTCCGGTGATCCTGGTCGCGAACAAGGTCGACGACGCACGCGCCGAGGCGGAAGCCGCGTCGCTGTGGTCGCTGGGTCTCGGTGAGCCGCGCATGGTTTCGGCCGCGCACGGCCGCGGCACCGGTGATCTGCTCGACGACGTCCTGAGTGTGCTGCCCGAGACGCCGCGCGAAGGCACCGGTGGTCAGGGTCCGCGCCGGGTGTCGCTGGTCGGCAAGCCGAACGTCGGCAAGTCCAGCCTGCTGAACAAGCTGGCCGGCGCGGAGCGTTCGGTGGTGCACGATGTCGCGGGCACCACCGTCGACCCGGTCGACTCGCTCGTCGAATTGGGCGGCAAGGTCTGGAAATTCGTCGATACCGCGGGCCTGCGGCGCAAGGTCTCCCATGCCAGCGGCATGGAGTTCTACGCCTCGTTGCGCACCAAGTCGGCGCTGGAGGCCTCCGAGGTCGCGATCATGCTGATCGACGCCTCGCAGCCGATGACCGAACAGGACCTGCGGGTCATCAGCATGGTCGCCGATTCCGGTCGCGCCCTCGTGCTGGCGTTCAACAAGTGGGACCTCGTCGACGAGGACCGGCGGCTGCAACTGGAGAAGGAGATCGACCGGGAACTCGTCCGCGTGCCGTGGGCCGGCCGGGTCAACATCTCCGCGCACACCGGGCGATCCGTGCAGAAGCTGGTGCCCGCCATGGAAACCGCGCTGGAATCCTGGGACAAGCGCATTCCGACCGGCCGGTTGAACAACTGGCTCAAGGAAGTCATCGCGGCCACTCCGCCGCCGATGCGCGGCGGCCGCCTGCCCCGCGTCATGTTCGCCACCCAGGCCTCCACCCGCCCGCCGACCTTCGTGCTGTTCACCACCGGCTTCCTGGAGGCAGGCTACCGCCGCTTCCTGGAGCGCAGGCTGCGTGAGGAGTTCGGTTTCGACGGTTCACCGGTGCGCATCTCGGTGCGCATCCGCGAAAAGCGCGAGCGCAACAAGAAGTAG
- the cmk gene encoding (d)CMP kinase, with translation MDGPSGTGKSSVSRLLATRLGASYLDTGAMYRVATLRVLRAGIDLDDAAAIAVAVKELPLRIGTDPSREVIELDGADVSSEIRGDAVTKAVSAVSAVPEVRELLVALQRDITAAAGRIVVEGRDIGTVVLPGADAKIYLTASAEARAQRRNQQNISEGRGDDYAAVLADVQRRDNLDSTRKISPLRPAEDAVLVDTSELTKDQVIDELYQVVAQQLSITGESQ, from the coding sequence ATGGACGGGCCTTCGGGCACCGGCAAATCCAGCGTGTCGCGGCTGCTGGCGACCCGCCTGGGCGCGAGCTACCTCGATACCGGCGCCATGTACCGGGTCGCGACCTTGCGCGTCCTGCGCGCGGGCATCGATCTCGACGACGCCGCGGCGATCGCGGTGGCGGTGAAGGAACTGCCGCTGCGCATCGGCACCGATCCCAGCCGTGAGGTGATCGAACTCGACGGCGCGGACGTGTCCTCGGAGATCCGCGGTGACGCGGTGACCAAGGCCGTCTCGGCGGTGTCCGCCGTGCCCGAGGTGCGGGAACTGCTCGTCGCCCTGCAGCGCGACATCACCGCCGCCGCCGGCCGAATTGTGGTGGAGGGCAGGGATATCGGCACGGTCGTGCTGCCCGGCGCCGACGCCAAGATCTATCTGACCGCGTCCGCCGAGGCGCGGGCGCAGCGGCGCAACCAGCAGAATATTTCCGAGGGTCGCGGCGACGACTACGCGGCCGTGCTGGCCGACGTGCAGCGCCGCGACAACCTGGATTCGACGCGCAAGATCTCCCCGTTGCGCCCGGCCGAGGACGCGGTGCTGGTCGATACCAGCGAGCTGACCAAGGACCAGGTCATCGACGAGTTGTATCAGGTTGTCGCCCAGCAGCTTTCGATTACAGGAGAGTCTCAGTGA
- a CDS encoding pseudouridine synthase: MKKTAKPKRPTPSAPLLSNAKPAKHQYVEPTEVYDAHAKLPTGEGERLQKVLAKAGVASRRAAEEMIEQGRIEVDGAIVREQGLRIDPQKAVIRVDGTRVMVREELVHLALNKPKGWQSTMSDDLGRPCVGDIVAERIAAGQRLFHVGRLDADTEGLLLLTNDGDLAHRLMHPSFEVSKTYLATVNGEVHKGIGKRLRDGVELEDGPAKVDKFQVLELGEGRSLVKLELHEGRKHIVRRLLAAVGHPVIRLVRTNIGPVALGDQRPGTLKVLGRSEVGKLYEAVSL; this comes from the coding sequence GTGAAGAAGACCGCCAAGCCGAAGCGTCCGACCCCGTCGGCGCCGCTGCTGAGCAACGCGAAACCGGCCAAGCATCAGTATGTCGAACCGACCGAGGTCTACGACGCGCACGCCAAACTGCCCACCGGTGAAGGTGAGCGGTTGCAGAAGGTCCTGGCCAAGGCGGGGGTGGCCTCGCGCCGCGCCGCCGAGGAGATGATCGAGCAGGGCCGCATCGAGGTCGACGGCGCGATCGTGCGCGAACAGGGCCTGCGGATCGATCCGCAGAAAGCGGTCATTCGCGTCGACGGCACTCGCGTCATGGTGCGCGAGGAACTCGTCCATCTCGCACTGAACAAGCCCAAGGGCTGGCAGTCGACGATGTCCGACGATCTGGGCCGCCCGTGTGTCGGCGATATTGTCGCCGAGCGGATCGCGGCCGGGCAGCGGCTCTTCCATGTCGGGCGGCTCGACGCCGACACCGAGGGCCTGCTGCTGCTCACCAACGACGGCGATCTCGCGCACCGGCTCATGCACCCGTCGTTCGAGGTTTCCAAGACCTACCTGGCGACCGTCAACGGCGAAGTGCACAAGGGCATCGGCAAGCGTCTGCGTGACGGTGTCGAGCTCGAGGACGGCCCGGCCAAGGTGGACAAATTCCAGGTGCTGGAACTCGGCGAAGGTCGTTCGCTGGTGAAGCTGGAATTGCACGAGGGGCGCAAGCACATCGTGCGCCGCCTGCTCGCCGCGGTCGGTCATCCGGTGATCCGCCTGGTGCGCACCAACATCGGACCGGTCGCCCTGGGCGATCAGCGGCCCGGCACCCTGAAGGTGCTCGGTCGCAGCGAAGTCGGCAAATTGTACGAGGCGGTGTCGTTGTGA
- the scpB gene encoding SMC-Scp complex subunit ScpB, which yields MADDGVELFGLDTGPAPADAPLPPQPADETLDTSGPLDDDEFRSALEAMLLVVDAPAPAEQLAAALNDDTERVESTLRAMSAELSARRSGIDLRFVGDGWRFYTRSEYAPYVEQVLLDGARTKLTRAALETLAVVAYRQPVTRTRVSAVRGVNVDGVMRTLLARGLIAEAGVDSETNGTQYCTTELFLERIGLASLSDLPPLAPLLPGVDLIDEINDSLDTDPRYTRLKKSAEADLDLGTED from the coding sequence CTGGCCGACGACGGCGTCGAACTCTTCGGCCTCGACACCGGCCCCGCGCCCGCCGACGCGCCTCTTCCGCCGCAGCCTGCGGACGAGACGCTCGACACCTCGGGCCCGCTCGACGATGACGAATTCCGCTCAGCGCTCGAGGCGATGCTGCTGGTCGTGGACGCGCCCGCGCCCGCAGAACAGCTGGCCGCGGCCTTGAACGACGACACCGAGCGCGTCGAGAGCACGCTGCGCGCCATGTCGGCCGAGCTCAGCGCGCGTCGCAGCGGCATCGACCTGCGTTTCGTGGGTGATGGCTGGCGCTTCTATACTCGCAGCGAGTACGCACCCTATGTCGAACAGGTGCTGCTCGACGGCGCGCGAACAAAATTGACTCGCGCGGCGTTGGAAACATTGGCGGTGGTTGCCTACCGCCAGCCGGTGACCCGGACCAGGGTGAGCGCGGTGCGCGGCGTGAACGTCGACGGCGTGATGCGCACGCTATTGGCTCGCGGCTTGATCGCCGAGGCCGGCGTCGATTCGGAAACGAACGGTACGCAGTACTGCACGACCGAGTTGTTCCTGGAGCGGATCGGGCTCGCGTCACTGTCGGACCTGCCGCCCCTGGCGCCCTTGCTTCCGGGCGTCGACCTGATCGATGAGATCAACGACAGTCTGGATACCGACCCCCGGTACACCAGGCTGAAAAAAAGCGCCGAGGCAGATTTGGATCTCGGCACCGAGGACTAG
- a CDS encoding segregation and condensation protein A, producing MNDTLDPAPAATEKSEKTGFHLTLSNFEGPFDLLLTLISSRKLDVTEVALHKVTDEFIAYTKALTAGMAEETGLRADKILDQTTEFLVVAATLLDLKAARLLPSGEMTDAEDLELLEARDLLFARLLQYRAFKQVAELFGELEAIALRRYPRSVSLEERFAGLLPEVTLGIDAAGFAEIAAVAFRPRPVPTVGLDHLHSHAISIPEQAALILQRLQERGAGAWLTFAELVEDCTVPVEIVARFLALLELYRGKTIEFEQPEPLGPLAVSWIGELGPDGEPPRAVNIEEDYG from the coding sequence GTGAACGACACGCTCGACCCCGCTCCGGCAGCGACCGAGAAATCCGAGAAGACCGGATTCCATCTGACGCTCAGCAATTTCGAGGGTCCTTTCGATCTGCTGCTGACGCTGATCAGTTCGCGCAAGCTCGACGTCACCGAAGTGGCGTTGCACAAGGTCACCGATGAATTCATCGCTTATACCAAGGCTTTGACAGCGGGGATGGCGGAGGAGACCGGGCTCCGCGCCGACAAGATTCTGGACCAGACCACCGAATTCCTGGTGGTCGCGGCCACACTGCTGGATCTGAAAGCGGCGCGGCTGCTGCCCTCGGGGGAGATGACCGACGCCGAAGACCTGGAATTGCTGGAAGCACGCGACCTATTGTTCGCCCGGTTGCTGCAGTACCGCGCGTTCAAGCAGGTGGCCGAGCTGTTCGGCGAGTTGGAAGCGATCGCGCTGCGGCGCTACCCGCGGTCGGTGAGCCTGGAGGAGCGGTTCGCCGGCCTGCTGCCCGAGGTTACGCTGGGCATAGACGCGGCCGGATTCGCCGAGATCGCCGCCGTCGCCTTCCGGCCGCGCCCGGTACCCACGGTCGGTCTGGACCATCTGCACTCGCACGCGATATCCATCCCGGAGCAGGCGGCGTTGATCTTGCAGCGACTACAGGAGCGCGGCGCGGGCGCGTGGTTGACCTTCGCCGAGCTCGTCGAGGACTGCACGGTGCCGGTCGAGATCGTGGCGCGTTTCCTGGCGCTGCTGGAGCTGTATCGAGGCAAGACGATCGAGTTCGAGCAACCGGAACCGCTGGGCCCGCTGGCGGTGAGTTGGATCGGCGAATTGGGCCCGGACGGCGAACCGCCGCGGGCAGTGAACATCGAGGAGGATTACGGGTGA
- a CDS encoding ParA family protein: MWANGAEPVPESAELGPTGRPLRLVPEPQPLAEHGNALIVAMCNQKGGVGKTTSTINLGAALAEYGRRVLLVDLDPQGALSAGLGVAHHDLDQTVHNLLIGTRTSIDDVLMETRVDNLDLLPSNIDLSAAEIQLVNEVGREQTLGRSLEPIRDRYDYILIDCQPSLGLLTVNALACSDGVIIPMECEYFSLRGLALLNDTVEKVRDRLNPRLSLYGIVVTMFDARLLHSRQVMARVVEVFGDLVYDTAISRTVRFPDASVAGEPITTWAPKSGGAEAYRAMAREVIHRSGR, encoded by the coding sequence CTGTGGGCCAATGGGGCCGAACCTGTGCCGGAGAGCGCGGAACTCGGGCCGACGGGCAGGCCATTGCGCCTGGTGCCGGAGCCGCAGCCGCTCGCCGAGCACGGTAACGCGCTGATCGTCGCCATGTGCAATCAGAAGGGCGGCGTCGGCAAAACCACCTCGACCATCAATCTCGGTGCCGCACTGGCCGAATACGGTCGTCGCGTACTGCTGGTCGATTTGGATCCGCAGGGCGCGCTGTCCGCGGGTCTCGGTGTCGCGCATCACGATCTCGACCAGACGGTGCACAACCTGCTGATCGGAACGCGCACGTCCATCGATGACGTGCTGATGGAAACCCGCGTCGACAACCTGGATCTGTTACCCAGCAACATCGATCTGTCCGCGGCGGAGATTCAGCTGGTCAACGAGGTCGGCCGGGAGCAAACCCTCGGGCGCTCACTGGAACCCATCCGCGACCGCTACGACTACATCCTCATCGACTGTCAGCCCTCACTCGGCTTGCTCACCGTGAACGCGCTGGCCTGCTCCGACGGCGTGATCATTCCGATGGAGTGTGAGTACTTCTCGCTGAGAGGACTCGCCCTGCTCAACGACACCGTGGAGAAGGTGCGAGACCGCCTGAACCCGAGGCTGAGCCTGTACGGCATCGTGGTCACCATGTTCGACGCGCGACTACTGCATTCGCGACAGGTCATGGCTCGAGTAGTCGAAGTGTTCGGCGATCTGGTCTACGACACGGCGATCTCCCGCACCGTGCGTTTCCCGGACGCCAGTGTGGCCGGTGAACCCATCACCACCTGGGCGCCGAAATCCGGTGGCGCCGAAGCGTATCGGGCGATGGCGAGGGAAGTCATCCACCGGTCTGGCCGGTGA
- the xerD gene encoding site-specific tyrosine recombinase XerD, whose product MLAREIDAYLDHLAVERGAARNTLGAYRRDLDRYRDFLTERGIEGLDRVAESDVAEFTMALRAGAENHPPLAASSVARALIAVRGLHRFAAAEGLTTTDVAHAVKPPAPGRRLPKALPYDKVLRLLEAAGGEAGNDGGPRGLRDRALLELLYSTGARISEVVGLDVDDLDIEERAVVLRGKGGKQRMVPIGRPALAAVDAYLVRGRPLLAAAGKANAGALFLNARGGRLSRQSAWQVLQTAAERARIGATVSPHTLRHSFATHLLDGGADVRVVQELLGHASVTTTQIYTLVTVSTLREVWATAHPRAR is encoded by the coding sequence GTGCTCGCACGCGAGATCGACGCCTACCTTGACCATCTCGCGGTCGAACGCGGTGCGGCCCGCAACACCCTGGGCGCCTATCGCCGCGATCTGGACCGCTACCGCGACTTCCTCACCGAGCGCGGGATCGAGGGACTGGACCGGGTCGCGGAATCCGATGTCGCGGAATTCACCATGGCTTTGCGGGCCGGGGCGGAAAACCATCCGCCGCTGGCCGCGAGTTCGGTCGCGCGCGCGCTGATCGCGGTGCGCGGTCTGCATCGCTTCGCCGCCGCGGAGGGCTTGACCACCACCGATGTCGCGCACGCGGTCAAACCACCGGCGCCGGGGCGGCGGCTGCCGAAAGCGTTGCCCTACGACAAGGTTCTGCGCTTGCTCGAGGCCGCGGGCGGCGAGGCCGGAAACGATGGCGGACCGCGCGGTCTGCGGGATCGGGCGCTGCTGGAGTTGCTGTATTCCACGGGCGCACGGATTTCCGAGGTGGTCGGCCTCGACGTCGATGATCTCGATATCGAGGAGCGCGCGGTGGTGTTGCGCGGCAAGGGCGGTAAACAGCGCATGGTGCCGATCGGCCGTCCCGCGCTCGCGGCGGTGGACGCCTACCTGGTGCGCGGCCGTCCGCTGCTGGCCGCCGCGGGAAAAGCCAACGCGGGCGCGCTGTTCCTGAATGCCCGCGGTGGTCGGCTGTCCCGGCAGAGTGCCTGGCAGGTGCTGCAGACCGCGGCGGAGCGGGCGCGCATCGGCGCGACCGTCTCGCCGCACACGCTGCGGCATTCCTTCGCCACCCATCTCCTCGACGGCGGCGCGGATGTCCGTGTCGTCCAGGAGCTTCTGGGGCACGCTTCGGTGACCACCACCCAGATCTATACCCTCGTCACGGTCAGCACTTTGCGGGAAGTCTGGGCCACCGCGCACCCGCGGGCTCGTTGA
- a CDS encoding NUDIX domain-containing protein, translating to MSGSGPGSHDFETVSSKTVYSGAILALRLDQVAMPGGRVAEREVIEHHAAVAVAAIDDDDNVVLIRQYRHPIGRRLLELPAGLLDVPGEDPLEAAKRELAEETGLAAREWSVLVDVALSPGFTDEALRVYLARGLYETERPEPEFEEADLGVTVMPVDQAVRAALAGEIVNASAVAGVLALAAARAGNLPLRPADAPWPEQPTGFLRRKAAQRSED from the coding sequence ATGAGTGGGAGTGGGCCGGGCAGTCACGATTTCGAGACGGTGTCCAGTAAGACCGTATACAGCGGAGCGATTCTCGCGCTGCGGCTGGACCAGGTGGCCATGCCCGGCGGCCGCGTCGCCGAACGGGAAGTGATCGAGCATCACGCCGCGGTCGCCGTCGCCGCCATCGATGACGACGACAATGTCGTGCTGATCCGGCAGTACCGGCATCCGATCGGACGCCGGCTGCTGGAACTGCCGGCCGGTCTGCTCGACGTGCCGGGCGAGGATCCGCTCGAAGCGGCCAAGCGAGAACTGGCCGAGGAGACCGGGCTGGCCGCGCGCGAATGGTCGGTGCTGGTCGACGTGGCGCTCTCGCCGGGGTTCACCGACGAGGCGCTGCGCGTCTATCTGGCCCGCGGACTCTACGAAACCGAGCGTCCCGAACCGGAATTCGAAGAAGCCGACCTCGGCGTCACGGTCATGCCGGTGGACCAGGCGGTGCGGGCAGCGCTCGCGGGCGAGATCGTCAACGCTTCCGCGGTGGCGGGCGTACTCGCCCTGGCGGCGGCCCGCGCCGGAAATCTGCCGCTGCGCCCGGCCGACGCGCCGTGGCCGGAGCAACCCACCGGATTCCTGCGCCGTAAAGCAGCACAGCGATCCGAAGACTGA